The sequence GCGTTCGGGGGGCGGGTGGGTGCGTGCGAGGTAAGGGCGCTCGGAAGTCCGGTCGTGCGAGGTGAGGGCGCGCGAGGGTCCGGTTCTAGTCGCGCGACGTAGAAGAGGGGTGCGGGGGCGGTTGTCTCAGAGTGCGGTGTCGGGGTTGTCTCGATCGCGTTGCAGACGGAAACGTTCGCGGGTCCCGTGGGCTCGCTTCGCCGCCGCGGCGCTCCCCTGACCCCGCGGCGGCTGCGCGAGGCGCGCGGCCGGGCTGCCGTCGGCTGGGGATGGGTACGAGAACGGACGAGATGACGGGGTCAGGCCGGGAGGGGGGAGGTTTCGGCCTTCCCCTCCCAGACTTACCCCCTTCCATGCTCCCTACGGGATTCGAACCCATGTCGGCAGCTCGAAAGGCTGCTATCCTTGGCCGGACTAGACTAAGGGAGCGTGGGTCGCGAGTAATGCCTCGCCCCTGATAAACCCGTCGAGCCCCCGCTCACGACGCGGAGCACCCGCAGGACCATGCCTTCGGCAAGCGGCGCATCCCCGGGGAGCGGAGCGTCGTCGTGGAACACGAGGGCCGTCTCGGGGCGGTGGCCCAGCGCGACGAGGAGGCCGTCCGCGTCGGCGCCCTCCGGAAGGTCGACGGTGCGCTCGCGCCCGTCGCCGAAGCCGTGCTGGCGCACCGTCACCCGCATGGCGACGCGAAGCGCCCGTTCGGCCTTCCGCCTTTCGGTCACGCTTGCCCGTCCGCCGGCTCCGCGTCGCGCTTTTGCATCATAGGTTTGTTTACGTGGAACAGAAGGTGCGAGCACGCATGGGTGACCTGCGCTTCGAGCGCCCGTACGTCCGCCTCCTCGAGGCCGACGACCCGGCTTCCGAGGTCCGCAGCATGGGCGATGAGGACCTCATCGCCGCGCTGGCCGTGGCAAGCGGGTCGCAGGACGCTTTCCTCGCGAACGTGCTCGCGACGGAGGCCCAGAACCGCGCCCGTCGCGCCCGCGCGATCGCCGAGCACATCGGCGAGGGCATCTACGCGATCGACCGCACGGGACGCGTCACCTATCTCAATCCCGAAGCCGAACGGCTCCTGGGCGTCTCCGCAAGGGACGCGATGGGCGAGGACGTCGCGAACGTCGTGCACCGTGTCGACCGCGATGGATTGCGAGTGAAGCGTTCGGATTATCCGTCCCTCGTCGCCCTGGCGACCGGGTCAACCGTGAAGCGCATCGACAGTCTGGTGCGGCGTCGCGACGGCGGCGTCCGGTCCGTGCTCTGCACCGCCGCCCCCATCCGCGTCGACCACGAGGTGACGGGCGCCGTGGTTTCCATGCGCGACGACACGGAGCGGCGCGCGGACGACGCCGCCTTGCGGCTGCGGGACCGTCTCCTCGAAGCGGCCGGCGAAGCCATCGTCGCGGTCCATCCCGACGGCCACCTCATGTATGCGAACCCCGCCGCGGTCGCGCTCTTCCGGTGGGATCCGGGCGCCCCCGGTCGGCGCGATGTCGCTTCGGCGTTCGCCGAGGCCCCGCGCATCGTCGAGACGTTCGCCGCTCAAGCGGACTGGTCGGGAACGGTGACGTTCGACCGCGAAGACGAACCGCTGAGCGTCCAGTTCACGCTGCGACGGGTGACGGACGAGGGCGGCCGCCTCGTCGCTCTCGTGGGCCTAGCGACGGACATCACCCAACGCATGGAGGAGGCCCGCGCGCTGCGCGAGAGCGATCTGCGATGGCGTCGCCTCGTCGCGAGCGCGCCGGTCATCCTCTGGGCCACGGACGCCCAAGGGATCGTGACGCTCTCCGAGGGGAGCGCGCTCGCGAAGGCCGGGATCGAGCCGGGCGCGCTTGTCGGGAAGCATTTCGACGACATCGTCACGGACTATCCGAACGCGCCCGCGAACCTCCGCCGCGCCCTTGCGGGCGAGGAGTTCGAGGTGGTCGCTGAATACGGCGGCCGGCATCTCGAGACACGCTACGCTCCCATGCGCTCCGAGGACGGCGCTGTCATCGGGGTCATCGGGGTTTCCGTGGACGTCACCGAGCGCGTCCGCACCGAGGCCTCTCTCCGCGAATCGGAGGAGCGCTTCCGGCTCGCGGGCAAAGCCGCGGCGGATACGCTCTGGGACTACGACATCGAGCGGCACCGGATCTGGCGCGGCGAACCCTTCGCCCGCATCTTCGGCTACGAGCACGTCCCCGACACGCCCGAGGCGTGGGAAGCGCTTGTCCACCCCCAGGATCTACCGCGCATCCGCGCGGAGGTCGAGCACGCCCTCGCCGATCCGTCCACCGACCTCCACCAGTTCGAGTACCGATTCCGTCGGGCCGACGGATCGTGGGCCGACGTCGTGGATCGGGCGTTCGTCGTCCGGCGCGACGACGGGACGCCCACGCGCCTCGTGGGCGCCATGATCGACGCGACGGCCCGGAGACACGAGTTGCGGCACCGCGAGCTCGAGGAGCGCCACCGCGAGCTCGAGGCCTTCAGCTATTCCGTTTCCCACGACATCCGGGCGCGTTTGCGCGGTATCGAATACTTCACGCAAGTGCTGCTCGAGGACCAGGGGGCCCGTCTCGACGACGAGGGTCGGGGCTACGTGCGGCGGGTCCGCGAGGAGGCCGCGCGTCTCAACGCCTTCGTGCAGGATCTGCTCCGCTTCGCGTCCGTCGCGCGCGAGACCGTGACCCGTCGCGTCGTCGACGTGTCGCGGCTCGCGTCGACCGTCGTCCAGGACCTGCGCGCCCCGGAGCCGGGGCGCCGCGTCGAGGTTGCGATCGAGCCTGACCTCGTCATCAACGCGGATCCGGGCCTCGTCCGGGTCGTCTTCGAGAATCTGCTCGGAAACGCCTGGAAATACACGCGGCGGGAGGAGCATCCCAGGATCGCCGTGTCGCGCGCGACATGGCCGGACGGTCGCGTCGCGATCGCGGTCTCCGA comes from Candidatus Thermoplasmatota archaeon and encodes:
- a CDS encoding thiamine biosynthesis protein ThiS produces the protein MRVTVRQHGFGDGRERTVDLPEGADADGLLVALGHRPETALVFHDDAPLPGDAPLAEGMVLRVLRVVSGGSTGLSGARHYSRPTLP
- a CDS encoding PAS domain S-box protein — protein: MGDLRFERPYVRLLEADDPASEVRSMGDEDLIAALAVASGSQDAFLANVLATEAQNRARRARAIAEHIGEGIYAIDRTGRVTYLNPEAERLLGVSARDAMGEDVANVVHRVDRDGLRVKRSDYPSLVALATGSTVKRIDSLVRRRDGGVRSVLCTAAPIRVDHEVTGAVVSMRDDTERRADDAALRLRDRLLEAAGEAIVAVHPDGHLMYANPAAVALFRWDPGAPGRRDVASAFAEAPRIVETFAAQADWSGTVTFDREDEPLSVQFTLRRVTDEGGRLVALVGLATDITQRMEEARALRESDLRWRRLVASAPVILWATDAQGIVTLSEGSALAKAGIEPGALVGKHFDDIVTDYPNAPANLRRALAGEEFEVVAEYGGRHLETRYAPMRSEDGAVIGVIGVSVDVTERVRTEASLRESEERFRLAGKAAADTLWDYDIERHRIWRGEPFARIFGYEHVPDTPEAWEALVHPQDLPRIRAEVEHALADPSTDLHQFEYRFRRADGSWADVVDRAFVVRRDDGTPTRLVGAMIDATARRHELRHRELEERHRELEAFSYSVSHDIRARLRGIEYFTQVLLEDQGARLDDEGRGYVRRVREEAARLNAFVQDLLRFASVARETVTRRVVDVSRLASTVVQDLRAPEPGRRVEVAIEPDLVINADPGLVRVVFENLLGNAWKYTRREEHPRIAVSRATWPDGRVAIAVSDNGAGFDPAQAARLFKPFERLHGAEYDGTGLGLATVARIVRRHGGDIRAKGRPGEGATFTFTLEPSA